One Hordeum vulgare subsp. vulgare chromosome 4H, MorexV3_pseudomolecules_assembly, whole genome shotgun sequence DNA window includes the following coding sequences:
- the LOC123447405 gene encoding uncharacterized protein LOC123447405, whose protein sequence is MGKGKVHPSPPAAAAGETAEGVLLRLLPAVVLAMAAPLGPEGKEVLAYLVLASLRSSAPPTPAREELVEGCGRKPHRPELGCGCFGCYTAYWSRWDGSPERDREAIHRAIEAFDEHLARKEEGKGVRRRKKRAASSKGKAKAPAAVDPPLPEQGEASAAAARVPAEVVDGGEEEVRAVEEEEATTAACARDDVPEERRRRVWGAVAGVFNWRGWGLWGSHSSVTQADIPRQ, encoded by the coding sequence ATGGGCAAGGGCAAGGTCCACCCGTCGCCGCCGGCCGCTGCCGCCGGCGAGACGGCGGAGGGGGTGCTTCTCCGTCTGCTCCCCGCGGTTGTGCTCGCCATGGCGGCCCCGCTGGGGCCCGAGGGGAAGGAGGTGCTCGCGTACCTCGTCCTCGCCTCGCTGCGCTCCTCGGCGCCGCCCacgccggcgagggaggagctcGTGGAGGGGTGCGGGAGGAAGCCCCACCGCCCCGAGCTCGGGTGCGGCTGCTTCGGGTGCTACACGGCGTACTGGTCGCGCTGGGACGGGTCGCCGGAGCGCGACCGCGAGGCGATCCACCGGGCCATCGAGGCGTTCGACGAGCACCTGGCCcggaaggaggaggggaagggcgtCCGCCGCCGCAAGAAGCGAGCGGCCTCCTCCAAGGGCAAGGCTAAGGCACCGGCCGCCGTTGACCCTCCGCTGCCTGAGCAGGGGGAGGCCTCGGCCGCCGCGGCTCGTGTGCCGGCAGAGGTGGTTGACGGCGGGGAGGAGGAAGTGAGGgcggtggaagaggaggaagccACCACCGCTGCTTGCGCCCGCGACGACGTCCCGGAGGAGCGCAGGCGGCGGGTGTGGGGGGCCGTCGCCGGCGTGTTCAACTGGAGGGGGTGGGGCCTGTGGGGGTCTCACTCGTCGGTGACGCAAGCCGATATTCCTCGTCAGTGA